In Vanessa tameamea isolate UH-Manoa-2023 chromosome 25, ilVanTame1 primary haplotype, whole genome shotgun sequence, a single window of DNA contains:
- the LOC113399510 gene encoding solute carrier family 2, facilitated glucose transporter member 8-like: MHRNRIERTASKRWRGSVRRVVAATVYNLSCFTHGCSTGWVSGVLGNEALTGGAWLAALPCLVALPAAPMFAVLADTRGRRAGALCICLSFIISWSLAAWCGARGVWAARVAAGAGGAGALALAPLYCAEIAPRTRGLAAMPALACSCGILFAYSAGGVLSAHALSLSMAIPPVILLLSLVWLPETPSFLISVGKIQEAAKIMCWFDGSDFREDLTDVIEQQEVRIRISEGYGRKEVMRRQDSDTFQPMLKRSSGLESNSDRERAEKSACRELFRHGSHRRALLSCCVVLCAAAGSGAGAVNSFAAAVLRHSAHTVPVLNITAYNFTIYNGTLPRAIFESSEAGSMLCGTALVLGAAVATVTVDKVGRKTLLLWSCTGIVLGLTILGIYCDPHLRMHSWYFHRLWPLRKFNYKEKNIRERIEIQGNFTTYNNTVGQFLNDTGKSWYKVSVEEHNYTSDANWSVKFEQRDKEDIAIWLPVIMLSLVLFLYNVGLGSVPYVLISELFAVNVRSLASSFLIAWMWFSNFLVLRYFGAVAISLGLHAAYYICATITLMSAGYIYLTIPETKGKSQNQITEALEGPWILFRRKRKNER; the protein is encoded by the exons AAACCGCATAGAAAGAACAGCCTCGAAGCGTTGGCGTGGTTCAGTCCGTCGAGTGGTAGCGGCTACAGTTT ataacCTATCTTGCTTCACGCACGGTTGCAGCACTGGCTGGGTTTCTGGCGTTCTTGGTAATGAAGCGCTAACTGGTGGCGCATGGCTGGCAGCGCTGCCGTGCCTGGTTGCGCTGCCAGCGGCACCCATGTTCGCTGTTTTAGCTGACACCCGTGGAAGAAGAGCAGGAGCGCTTTGTATATGTCTTAGCTTTATT ATTAGTTGGTCGTTAGCTGCCTGGTGTGGAGCTCGTGGAGTGTGGGCGGCGAGAGTTGCAGCTGGAGCAGGTGGAGCCGGTGCACTTGCCTTAGCTCCACTTTATTGTGCAGAAATCGCACCCAGAACTAGAGGTCTTGCTGCTATGCCAGCATTGGCATGCAG ttgCGGTATACTCTTTGCCTATTCAGCCGGTGGTGTGCTATCTGCGCATGCGCTGTCTCTGTCAATGGCTATACCACCAGTCATTCTACTACTATCTTTGGTTTGGTTGCCAGAAACACCTTCGTTTCTTATCAGCGTTGGGAAGATTCAG GAAGCAGCAAAAATTATGTGCTGGTTCGATGGATCTGACTTTCGAGAAGACTTGACTGATGTGATCGAGCAACAGGAGGTGCGCATACGTATATCAGAAGGATATGGAAGGAAAGAGGTTATGAGAAGACAGGACTCAGATACTTTTCAACCGATGCTAAAACGAAGTAGCGGACTTGAGTCCAACTCTGATCGAGAAAGAGCCGAGAAATCAGCATGTAGAGAACTAT TCCGTCACGGCAGCCATCGTCGCGCTCTGTTGTCGTGTTGCGTGGTGCTGTGCGCGGCGGCCGGGAGCGGCGCGGGCGCCGTCAACAGCTTTGCAGCCGCCGTGCTACGTCATTCTGCCCACACCGTGCCCGTCTTAAACATCACCGCTTATAATTTTACCATTTACAATGG AACCTTACCTCGTGCCATATTCGAGTCATCCGAGGCTGGTTCAATGTTGTGCGGCACAGCACTGGTCTTAGGAGCGGCCGTTGCAACTGTCACCGTTGACAAAGTTGGAAGAAAG ACTCTACTGCTGTGGTCCTGTACTGGTATAGTCTTGGGGTTGACAATATTAGGAATATACTGCGATCCTCACTTACGTATGCACTCCTGGTACTTCCATCGTTTGTGGCCGTTgcgaaaattcaattataaggAAAAGAACATTCGAGAAAGAATTGAAATTCAAGGAAATTTTACAACATACAATAACACAGTCGGCCAATTCCTCAATGACACTGGAAAGTCGTGGTATAAAGTTAGTGTTGAAGAGCACAATTATACATCGGACGCTAATTGGTCGGTCAAATTCGAGCAAAGAGATAAAGAAGACATAGCGATATGGCTGCCAGTAATTATGCTATCGTTGGTACTGTTCCTTTACAATGTAGGACTCGGTTCTGTGCCCTATGTCTTGATATCGGAACTATTTGCTGTtaac gTGCGCAGTCTGGCATCCAGCTTCCTCATCGCTTGGATGTGGTTCAGCAACTTCCTTGTTCTACGCTACTTCGGAGCTGTTGCCATTTCGCTTGGTCTCCACGCAGCGTACTACATCTGCGCCACCATCACACTCATGAGCGCCGGGTACATTTACCTAACAATACCCGAAACTAAAGGTAAAAGCCAAAACCAAATCACCGAAGCCTTGGAGGGACCTTGGATTCTTTTCAGGAGGAAACGGAAAAATGAACGATGA